A segment of the Denticeps clupeoides chromosome 2, fDenClu1.1, whole genome shotgun sequence genome:
AGGGTAAGCTTACATTTTGACAGGTTTATGAATATATCaagcatttgttttatttgccaATTCATGATGACTCACAATTGAATTTCCAGGTCACCTTCTACGAGGAGAGGAACTTCATGGGACGTTCCTGGGACTGTATGGGTGATTGTCCCGACATGCACTCCTACATGAGCCGCTGCCACTCCTGCAGGGTGCACAGTGGCTGCTTCATGGTCTACGACCAGGCCAACTACATGGGTAATGCATACTTCATGAGGAGAGGAGACTATGGTGACTACATGAACATGTTCGGGTGGAACAGCTGGATCAGGTCCTGCCGCTTTATCCCCATGGTATAAAACTTTATTTCTGAAACTATATTTATCTTCCTTAATTTTGCAATATGTTGAAATTCATTGCCTCTTTTTGGAACCAACAGTACAGAGGAAACTACAGAATGAGGATCTACGAGAGGGATAACTTCGGAGGCCAGATGTACGAGTTCATGGACGACTGTGACTCCATCATGGATCGCTACCACATGAACAGCTGCATGTCCTGTAATGTGATGGACGGCCACTGGCTCATGTACGAACACGCCAACTACAGAGGCAGGATGTGGTACTTCGGACCTGGAGAGTACAGGAACTTCATGAATATGGGCTGGGGCAACATGCGCTTCATGAGCATGAGGCGTATCATGGATTCCTGGTACTAAAAGTTCAATAAAAAATTCACTATTAAATACTACTTCTGGCATCATTTGTCTGTATTCTGAACTGAATTTGGATCTACCTACAAACTCAAGGGTGAAATCATCCCTGAACATGGGGTATATAAATGAAGCCTGAACACTTTCACGTTGCAACATTTTATTATCTTTCAGTACCAAATTGTAACTCTACGAGATGAAACACTACACCAATaataactgaaacaaaaacaactaacaaataataataataaatggactAGCAATAATGTATTTGATTTTTAGGTTATTACTGATCtgatatttcaatatttaactACTCTGCATTTTATGTATTCTCAGAATGTATATGAAgaatgcatatttttgtaaaatgtgtgcatgttatTACATAAACTGAGTTATATCATACAGATTGTCTGCAGACTTGTGTCTGGTTCACTGTAAATGCATACTTCCAGCATGCATCTATGAACTTTAACAAAACGGCCTAGGGTCAAACTCCTAACTTTAATTGAGTAAAATGTAGAAATTCATAACTGAAATTTAaccaatgttaaaaaaaatctgttcctGTTGTGCACAAACATTGAACATACAATATATATTGGTCCCAACATCATAAAAATACCAACTTTAGAACATCAtcaatttttttccctgtttaacactagaacACTAGAActaggtttttctgaccccctcagtcctaccagaggtaggccaaatggccccttgatttgaagtcaagtcaagtcaagtcagctttattgtcaattctgccacatgtacaggacatgcagagaattgaaattacgttactctctgacccatacaagtaacattaaatacaaaaacagtaacagtaacattgaatacaaagtataaatacaattaaaaaaaaaaaaaaaaacaaaaaaaaacaatatacaattttaaaaacaccatatacaaataagggcacatggtggagagtgcaaaaccatgtagtgcaacagaggtaagtttaaagtgacgaagtgacaagtgagtGAAACTAAGAAACTAAGAACTCAGTCACAGACAATTGGCTCCCATTGATTTGTAAATGaggcccattggaatgtatcACTCCCCATCCCCCATTACCCGTTCTTTGTTCTGATATGTTCTGCTGCAATTGGGATAAGTATGTTAGTTAAAATTAGTTGTTAAAATTAGTTGTCAGATGGGGCTGTTCACCAAGATCAAGGTCAAAATATGGCTTCTGGATGTTTTGACTGAACTAACATGGCTAATATGCCAATTCCAGCTCTGCTATGTGACTaatgaataattcataattcGAACATTATACTGGAAGTTCCAAGTATGTTGGCATATAATAATTGTTGAGCGAGGCATACATAAAATGACCAATTATGTCAACAAGAGATTTGTGGAAAAAATtgtatccaaaaaaaaattcacaattcTTATAACATGGAAATTAAGACCATATATTGTTCAAATTGTTattaaattaaagcaaaaatatgaacacaattaaaaatgataaaaatgtgcattttctaGAAGCAATTTAAACCtgtattaaaagacaaaaatgttAGCAAATGAATCTTCACCGCACTATAGGCCTCTGTTGCATTTTGCTGATTCTGGGTTTTATGCACAAAAGGTGGAACTTATTCTTTAGGTTTGGCCAGGTATAAATATAAGGGCGAGGGCCACATGAGGTCagtgcagcaacagcagcccaACAACTCTGACAAAATGAGTAAAAACACCAACCCCACCAACATGAACATGGGAAGAGTAAGtgttaaaataatgttaatataatttatattactATACTTGGGATCTCAGTTTGCTTCATAGATAACTGTACTTTGGACCTTTCAGGTCACCTTCTACGAGGACAGGAACTTCATGGGACGTTCCTGGGACTGTATGGGTGACTGTTCTGACATGCACTCCTACATGAGCCGCTGCCACTCCTGCAGGGTGCACAGTGGCTGCTTCATGGCTTATGATGGAGCCAACTACATGGGTAACAGCTACTTCATGAGGAGAGGAGACTATGGTgactacatgaacatgtttggaTGGAACAACTGCATCAGGTCCTGCCGCTGGATCCCCATggtaaatataaaaattctaACATGACATGACTGACATAAGATGAAATGCAATAcaaataagatgatcctttatccTTTATTAGTGAGAAGTAAAATATCTTAACTGGCTTTACTACTGGCCTTTATATTTATTgagattaaaataaattacatgCACTTATTTATACTACAGTACAGAGGAAACTACAGAATGAGGATCTACGGCAGGGATAACTTTGGTGGACATATGCATGAGATGATGGACGACTGTGACAACTGCATGGACCGCTACCGCATGGACGGCTGcatgtcctgtcatgtgatggACGGCCACTGGCTCATGTACGAGCAGCCCCACTACAGAGGCAGGATGTGGTACTTCGGACCTGGAGAGTACAGGAACTTCATGAATATGGGCTGGGGCAACATGCGCTTCATGAGCATGAGGCGTATCATGGATTCCTATTATTAAAACACTGACTGTTCAAAGAATATGTTTTTAAGGTGAAACGTGCAATAACTTCAGGAAAGATGTAGCAATAAACTcattgaaaaataattttacagaGTGAAATCTATTTTGCTGACCCACAAACATGCAGATGTCACACACAAAATTTTAAATTCACAACAAAATCTCAGAATCTCctattaaaacaaattaaacaaattaaaacaaatataacaaataaataaaaaaactactaGCTGCAAATAAAAATTAAGTGTTTTGTGAAAGTCAGCTAAGCTCCTCCCAGTCCTCATACCCATTTACTTGAAATTGATCCAATCTTCtgtcaatgtaaaaaatttatttttctgtctcaTCATTTATTAGTTGGTCTTTGTTTTTCAGGTGTTTATTATTGGTCATATGCCGTCGTGCTCTACTTCAATCACACAATGACTTgctgatttgtttatttacattttgggTTT
Coding sequences within it:
- the LOC114779539 gene encoding gamma-crystallin M2-like, coding for MNMGRVTFYEERNFMGRSWDCMGDCPDMHSYMSRCHSCRVHSGCFMVYDQANYMGNAYFMRRGDYGDYMNMFGWNSWIRSCRFIPMYRGNYRMRIYERDNFGGQMYEFMDDCDSIMDRYHMNSCMSCNVMDGHWLMYEHANYRGRMWYFGPGEYRNFMNMGWGNMRFMSMRRIMDSWY
- the LOC114782999 gene encoding gamma-crystallin M2-like; the protein is MNMGRVTFYEDRNFMGRSWDCMGDCSDMHSYMSRCHSCRVHSGCFMAYDGANYMGNSYFMRRGDYGDYMNMFGWNNCIRSCRWIPMYRGNYRMRIYGRDNFGGHMHEMMDDCDNCMDRYRMDGCMSCHVMDGHWLMYEQPHYRGRMWYFGPGEYRNFMNMGWGNMRFMSMRRIMDSYY